The sequence GGTTGGACAAAAATCAAGACTGGCTCCTGTTCTGGTCTGAACCAGATGCACAATGTGATGTCTACTCTCTGTGTGGACCTTTTGGAATCTGTGACTCCAAAAGCATTCCTTACTGTAGCTGTCTCCAGGGTTTTGAGCCAGCATCCATGGCTGACTGGGAACTGAATGACTATAGCTCCGGGTGTGTGAGGAGAAGCACGTTGAAGTGTGGGAAGAACAGTTCTGATGGATTCCTCACCATAAGCAATATGAAACTGCCTTCCAACTCACACTCTTTGGATGCCCAGAGCTCAGATGACTGCAGCTCTGCTTGCTTGAATGACTGCTCTTGTACTGCGTATGCTTATGGTAATGGATGCTTTATATGGAAAGGAGAGCTTCTCAATCTTCAACAGCTTTATGGGGATGGTGATTCTACCACACTTTATCTCCGGGTTTCAGCTTCTGATATCCAGAATACAAAAGGTAAGAGCAGAGCATTACCTATCATTCTTAGTGTTGTTGGAGCGGTGATACTGTCATGCATTCTCGTGGGATTAGCTTGGAGGGTCCGGAGAAGTAGAATGATAAGAAAGGGAAAACTAGTGGAGGGTTCTTTGGTGGCATACAGTTATGCAGAACTGCAGCATATCACCAGGAATTTCTCAGAGAAGCTGGGCAGGGGTGGTTTTGGCTCTGTTTTCAGAGGTTCAGTGCCAGGATCCAGTGATGTAGCTGTGAAGCGACTAGAAGAGCTCAGACAAGGTGACAAGCAATTCATAGCTGAAGTGAGTACACTCGGGGCTATTCAGCATGTCAATCTGATTCGCCTCTGTGGGTTTTGCTCTGAAGGCAGTAAGAGGTTGCTAGTGTATGAGTACATGCCAAATGGTTCTTTAGCTTCTCATCTCTTTGGAGGCAATCATAAGATTATTAATTGGAAGACAAGGTACCAAATCATGCTTGGGATTGCTAGAGGACTGTATTATCTTCATGAGAAGTGCAGAGAATGCATCATTCACTGTGACATCAAACCAGAGAACATACTCTTGGATTCAGAGCTATGTCCTAAAGTTTCAGACTTTGGGCTGGCTAAGCTCATGGGACGTGACTTCAGTAGAGTGCTTACCACATTGAAGGGAACCATTGGGTACCTTGCACCAGAGTGGATCAGAGGCCTGCCAATAACAACGAAAGCTGATGTTTATAGTTTTGGAATGATGGCTTTGGAGTTGATATCTGGGAGAAGAAACTCAGAGCAATTTAACGATGGGAATATCAGTTTTTTCCCTCTATTTGCTGCAACCAAAGTTGCAGAAGGTGATGTTCTAAGTTTGATTGATAAGAATTTGGAGGATAATGTTGAGACGGAGGAGCTAACTAGAATGTGCAGACTGGCTTGTTGGTGCATTCAGGATTCAGAAACTTACAGGCCATCCATGGGTCATATTGTGCAAGTCCTGGAAGGAGGTTTGGAGGTGAACATACCTCCTGTTCCACAATCTCTGTTGGCTCTAATGGAAGATCGAGAGCAATACTGGTATGAAGAGAGTTCTTTAAGTTCAACGAATTGATTACATGTTGCCAACTTGTGACCAGGTTGTGAAATCCTAAACATGTTCCGGAATTCATTTTGCTTACTCTTATGGCACCAGGATTCAGCTGCTATATATACCGTCTCTGTAGATGTGTTCAGTTTTTCTACTAAGTGTCTTGTGTTTGAATAAGTTTTTATCATGATCATCAGGCTGTGAAAATTCTGGAGAAGCACTTGCTTCAGCTACATTACTGTACTTTACGTTGTCTTGGCTTAATGGACATATAGACCTAGGGAGTCCCCCTTGTTTAACTACTGTGGTATGTTCAGTTGTGAGccttctagggttttattttatgttttgctcggttgttattgttattgttgttgttttctctaGCTCCACTTCTAT comes from Dioscorea cayenensis subsp. rotundata cultivar TDr96_F1 chromosome 15, TDr96_F1_v2_PseudoChromosome.rev07_lg8_w22 25.fasta, whole genome shotgun sequence and encodes:
- the LOC120277521 gene encoding G-type lectin S-receptor-like serine/threonine-protein kinase At2g19130, which encodes MFVASSAPPPPDPLSLPLMEARNRACLSFPVLVFFVLIFVSNEANLSAATNSILTGQSFSGNQTIVSEDGTFELGFFTPGNSRKFYIGIWYKKLPKQTVIWVANREKFISNTTSSEFKLTQDRNLVLLNQSKTPIWSSNSSSPTSSNRTEAVLLNNGNLVLRDMSNTSVIFWQSFDHPTDTFVPESWIGMNKVTGEYQSLTSWKNSEDPAPGYFSDSIDSGGTSEFFLRWNQSEIYWRSGTWNGEYFTGAPVLPEMRRTTIINVLYIDNEQRRYATCTLKNNATITRQVLDVSGQIKQWVWLDKNQDWLLFWSEPDAQCDVYSLCGPFGICDSKSIPYCSCLQGFEPASMADWELNDYSSGCVRRSTLKCGKNSSDGFLTISNMKLPSNSHSLDAQSSDDCSSACLNDCSCTAYAYGNGCFIWKGELLNLQQLYGDGDSTTLYLRVSASDIQNTKGKSRALPIILSVVGAVILSCILVGLAWRVRRSRMIRKGKLVEGSLVAYSYAELQHITRNFSEKLGRGGFGSVFRGSVPGSSDVAVKRLEELRQGDKQFIAEVSTLGAIQHVNLIRLCGFCSEGSKRLLVYEYMPNGSLASHLFGGNHKIINWKTRYQIMLGIARGLYYLHEKCRECIIHCDIKPENILLDSELCPKVSDFGLAKLMGRDFSRVLTTLKGTIGYLAPEWIRGLPITTKADVYSFGMMALELISGRRNSEQFNDGNISFFPLFAATKVAEGDVLSLIDKNLEDNVETEELTRMCRLACWCIQDSETYRPSMGHIVQVLEGGLEVNIPPVPQSLLALMEDREQYWYEESSLSSTN